CCCCAGCAATTGGTCCGTGCGAGTATTGAAGCTTATAAGAAATCATTGCGTGCCGTTCCGACCGATGAGGAGACCCGATATAATCTGGCCTACGCACAAAAGCTTCTCAAGGATGAAGCCGGTGGCGGTGGTGGTCAGGACCAAGAGCAGGAGCAGGACCAAGAGCAAGAGCAGAATGAGGACGGTGAACAGGAACAAGATGATGAAGGGGATTCAGAAAAGGAGCAGGAACAACAGCCTGATCAAGGGGATGAAGGTGAGCAGGAATCCGATCAAGAACAGCCTGAGCCTTCTAACGAGATGAGCAAGGAAGAAGCTGAGCAATTGCTTGAAGCACTCGATCAGAACGAAAAGGACCTGCAGGAGAAACTAGGTAAGGAACGCATCAAAGGTGAACCCATCAAAATAGAGAAGGACTGGTGAAATGAGAGCTTTCATAAGCATATGTATGATAGTGGGGCTGAGCTTAGGAGCTTGGAGCCAAAGCCCTTCATTGACTATGACGGTCAATAAGAATCCGGTTCCCATAGGCGAGCGTTTCAAACTCACTATCACCTTGAAAGGTACACAGGGGAATATCGTCCCTCCTGATTTCTCCGACTTCACCATCTATGCCGGACCCAGCCGGTCGACATCCACCCAATGGGTCAACGGAGTGGTCAGTATGGAGGTATCCCATTCCTATTTCCTTGTCCCTGAGAAATTGGGCAAGTTCACCATTCAGAGCGCATCTGCCCAGACCGAAACGGGAACACTGAAGTCCAGTTCCCTAGACATCGAGGTGGTGAAG
This genomic stretch from Flavobacteriales bacterium harbors:
- a CDS encoding tetratricopeptide repeat protein, with product MNNGMAYITGIRVLAFMVCVLLSLSQASAQKEKSLLRKGNDAYEEESYDEAMDLYQQALEVDGSYGKATYNLGSAHYRKGDLGEASKHFEMAAADAIEKEDKARAFHNVGNSFLNAARYLMENPPAESDSVQAPDPQQLVRASIEAYKKSLRAVPTDEETRYNLAYAQKLLKDEAGGGGGQDQEQEQDQEQEQNEDGEQEQDDEGDSEKEQEQQPDQGDEGEQESDQEQPEPSNEMSKEEAEQLLEALDQNEKDLQEKLGKERIKGEPIKIEKDW